One Kallotenue papyrolyticum genomic window carries:
- a CDS encoding bifunctional metallophosphatase/5'-nucleotidase, with protein sequence MESKQGYGRRAQALICLLALVCLLAGAPVALAQDGPAYVLRVLHTNDHHARIEPAMVGDKPFGGVARRKTLIDRLRAEGGNQLLLDAGDVFQGTLYFNQYKGQADLFFYNAMGYDAMAIGNHEFDAGQQPLADFIAGATFPVLSANISVAATSPLAGKIRPWVIKEVGGERIGIFGLTTEETAILSNPGPGVTFTSPVEAARRAVAELQGQGINKIIALTHVGLPVDQSLARQVAGIDLIVGGHSHTPLDGQPGAVGPYPLLEKAPDGTNVVIVTDWEWGKWLGDIRVGFDAEGRVTNWQGQPIPVDESIPPDPAFEAKVREYAVPLEQLKATPVGEAAVPLNGNRADVRSKETNLGNLIADAMLDKTRPDGGQVAIMNGGGIRASIDAGPVTLGEVLEVLPFGNTIARVDLTGAQLRQALENGVSQVEQGAGRFPQVAGMRFTYNPAAPAGNRVVSVEILQNGSYVPLDPNATYRVITNNFMLGGGDGYAVFTQGANKLDTGFILADVVADYIRARSPVNPQVEGRIQTATAGAPAPQPSPSPAPSPAPAPQPGASPAPQPPAGGRPVTLPDTGMPVLPLGLLAGMGVAAIAGGLALRREWR encoded by the coding sequence GTGGAGAGCAAGCAAGGTTACGGGAGGCGGGCGCAGGCCCTGATCTGCCTGCTGGCACTGGTCTGTCTGCTGGCGGGAGCGCCGGTCGCGCTGGCGCAGGACGGGCCGGCCTACGTGTTGCGCGTGTTGCACACCAACGATCACCACGCGCGCATCGAGCCGGCGATGGTGGGCGACAAGCCCTTCGGAGGCGTGGCGCGGCGCAAGACGCTGATCGATCGCCTGCGCGCCGAGGGCGGCAATCAGCTCCTGCTGGACGCGGGCGACGTCTTCCAGGGGACGCTCTACTTCAACCAGTACAAGGGTCAGGCCGATCTGTTCTTCTACAACGCCATGGGCTACGACGCGATGGCGATCGGCAACCACGAGTTCGATGCCGGGCAGCAGCCGCTGGCCGACTTCATCGCCGGCGCCACCTTCCCGGTGTTGAGCGCCAACATCAGCGTCGCCGCGACGTCGCCGCTGGCCGGCAAGATCCGCCCCTGGGTGATCAAGGAGGTTGGCGGCGAGCGCATCGGCATCTTCGGCCTGACGACCGAGGAGACGGCGATCCTCAGCAATCCCGGCCCGGGCGTGACCTTTACCTCGCCAGTGGAGGCGGCCCGCCGCGCCGTGGCGGAACTGCAGGGTCAGGGCATCAACAAGATCATCGCGCTGACGCATGTCGGTCTGCCCGTCGATCAGAGCCTTGCGCGGCAGGTGGCCGGCATCGATCTGATCGTCGGCGGGCACAGCCATACGCCGCTCGACGGACAGCCCGGCGCGGTGGGTCCCTATCCGCTGCTCGAAAAGGCGCCGGATGGCACCAACGTGGTGATCGTCACCGACTGGGAGTGGGGCAAGTGGCTGGGCGATATCCGGGTGGGCTTCGACGCCGAAGGACGCGTCACCAACTGGCAGGGGCAGCCGATCCCGGTGGACGAGAGCATCCCGCCCGATCCGGCGTTTGAAGCCAAGGTGCGCGAATACGCCGTGCCGCTGGAGCAGCTCAAAGCCACGCCGGTGGGCGAGGCCGCCGTGCCGCTCAACGGCAATCGCGCCGACGTGCGCAGCAAGGAGACCAATCTGGGCAACCTGATCGCTGACGCGATGCTGGACAAGACGCGACCGGATGGCGGTCAGGTGGCGATCATGAACGGTGGTGGCATCCGCGCCAGCATCGATGCCGGGCCGGTCACGCTGGGCGAGGTGCTCGAAGTGCTGCCCTTCGGCAACACCATCGCGCGCGTGGATCTGACCGGCGCGCAGCTCCGGCAGGCGCTGGAAAACGGCGTCAGCCAGGTGGAGCAGGGCGCCGGACGCTTCCCGCAGGTGGCCGGTATGCGCTTCACCTACAATCCTGCCGCGCCGGCCGGCAACCGCGTGGTGAGCGTTGAGATCCTGCAGAACGGCAGCTACGTGCCGCTCGATCCCAACGCCACCTACCGCGTGATCACCAACAACTTCATGCTGGGTGGCGGCGACGGCTACGCCGTCTTCACCCAGGGCGCCAACAAGCTCGATACCGGCTTCATTCTGGCCGATGTCGTGGCCGACTATATCCGCGCCCGCTCGCCGGTCAATCCGCAGGTCGAGGGCCGGATCCAGACGGCAACGGCCGGCGCGCCCGCGCCACAGCCATCGCCCAGCCCGGCGCCCAGCCCGGCACCGGCGCCACAGCCGGGCGCGTCGCCAGCGCCGCAGCCGCCCGCCGGTGGCCGACCGGTGACGCTGCCCGACACGGGCATGCCCGTGCTGCCGCTGGGGCTGCTGGCCGGTATGGGCGTTGCGGCCATCGCCGGCGGTCTGGCGCTCCGCCGCGAATGGCGCTAA
- a CDS encoding TIGR03943 family putative permease subunit: protein MSERILWLLFDTYRARKQGRAAITQRQRARLAELVAFARAHSPDEVNGKAVDVVGFVYQDPERPAGEFHVVRYVMSCCVADRAGVSLPVRWKEAAALPNDRWVRVTGTIETRQTPTGAQELVVLAEKVETVPQPREPYLYP, encoded by the coding sequence ATGAGCGAGCGTATCCTGTGGCTGCTATTCGACACGTACAGAGCCAGAAAGCAAGGCCGGGCAGCGATCACGCAGCGACAGCGGGCTCGACTCGCCGAGCTGGTGGCCTTCGCGCGCGCTCACTCGCCCGACGAGGTGAACGGCAAAGCGGTGGACGTGGTGGGCTTCGTGTATCAGGATCCCGAACGTCCGGCGGGCGAGTTCCATGTCGTGCGCTATGTGATGTCGTGCTGCGTTGCCGACCGGGCCGGCGTGTCGCTGCCGGTGCGCTGGAAGGAGGCGGCCGCGCTGCCCAACGATCGCTGGGTGCGCGTGACCGGCACGATCGAGACGCGCCAGACGCCCACGGGCGCGCAGGAGCTGGTGGTTCTGGCCGAGAAGGTCGAGACGGTGCCCCAGCCGCGCGAGCCCTATCTCTACCCATAG
- a CDS encoding ABC transporter substrate-binding protein — protein sequence MSPLTKHTRYAFVLMLVVLLPILAACAAPGGGTQASPAASPEAATSPAASPEAVASPEASPEASPSPVSEASPEASPATGEAGSYLVFGGSGEVAELDCMNTTAGTDLIACQQIHETLIDFKPGTFELVPQLAESWEANEDSTEWTFKLRQGVTFHDGTPFNAEAVVFNFRRLAEPNFEFGFRDQGKTYPIFPDIFGAYAGEEGSLWKGIEAVDEYTVKISLTQSVPLLPNYLAASYFGIASPEAVRQAGAKYGTPDAGAVGTGPFVFQEWRPGESVTLKRNENYWGEKARMPGVVIRFLADPAQRLTELQAGNVDFTINLAPDARETIENSGDLKLVDLEPFNIAYLSLDMTVKPLDDVRVRRALAHAIDKQAILDAFYGGVGEVATTFLPPGLAEYRPDNIEPYAYDPERARALLAEAGYPNGFNTMVLTDGTEVPLELWYMPVSRPYYPTPKPIAEAYQAMLADIGVNVELKTEDWGVYLDNWDAGKKHGLVMLGWTGDYLDPNNFLFTHFGPGNEAEAGYRNERVWDLLRQAAAASNEEEAKRLFKEAGQLINQDIPRIPIVHSPPVYAARQGVEGWIPNPTGGESFAPIFVQK from the coding sequence ATGAGTCCGCTCACAAAGCACACCCGTTACGCGTTTGTGCTCATGTTGGTCGTGCTGCTGCCGATTCTGGCAGCCTGCGCCGCGCCCGGCGGTGGCACCCAGGCCAGCCCTGCGGCGTCGCCGGAGGCGGCGACCTCGCCGGCAGCCTCGCCCGAAGCCGTGGCCTCACCTGAAGCCTCGCCAGAAGCATCACCGTCGCCCGTGTCAGAAGCATCACCGGAGGCATCGCCGGCTACCGGCGAGGCGGGAAGCTACCTCGTCTTTGGCGGATCGGGCGAAGTCGCCGAACTGGACTGCATGAACACCACAGCGGGCACCGATCTGATCGCCTGTCAGCAGATTCACGAAACGCTGATCGACTTCAAGCCCGGCACCTTCGAGCTGGTGCCGCAACTGGCCGAGTCCTGGGAAGCGAACGAGGACTCGACCGAGTGGACCTTCAAGCTGCGCCAGGGCGTGACCTTCCATGACGGCACGCCGTTCAACGCCGAGGCGGTGGTCTTCAACTTCCGCCGTCTGGCCGAGCCCAACTTCGAGTTCGGCTTCCGCGATCAGGGCAAGACCTATCCGATCTTCCCGGATATCTTCGGCGCCTACGCGGGCGAGGAAGGCTCCTTGTGGAAGGGCATCGAGGCGGTGGACGAGTACACCGTGAAGATCAGCCTGACCCAGTCGGTGCCGCTCCTGCCGAACTACCTGGCGGCGTCGTACTTCGGCATCGCCAGCCCGGAGGCGGTCAGGCAGGCCGGCGCCAAGTACGGCACGCCCGATGCCGGTGCGGTCGGCACCGGGCCCTTTGTCTTCCAGGAGTGGCGCCCGGGCGAGAGCGTGACCCTGAAGCGCAACGAGAACTACTGGGGCGAGAAGGCGCGCATGCCCGGCGTGGTGATCCGCTTCCTGGCCGATCCGGCGCAGCGCCTGACCGAGCTGCAGGCCGGCAACGTGGACTTCACCATCAACCTGGCGCCGGACGCGCGCGAGACGATCGAGAACAGCGGCGATCTCAAGCTGGTCGATCTTGAGCCCTTCAACATCGCCTACCTGTCGCTGGATATGACCGTCAAGCCGCTCGACGATGTGCGCGTGCGGCGCGCGCTGGCACACGCCATCGACAAGCAGGCGATCCTGGATGCCTTCTACGGCGGCGTTGGCGAGGTTGCCACGACCTTCCTGCCGCCCGGTCTGGCCGAGTACCGTCCCGACAACATCGAGCCCTACGCGTACGATCCGGAGCGGGCGCGCGCGCTGCTGGCCGAGGCCGGCTATCCCAACGGCTTCAACACCATGGTGCTGACCGACGGCACCGAAGTGCCGCTGGAGCTGTGGTATATGCCCGTGTCGCGGCCCTACTACCCGACGCCGAAGCCGATCGCCGAGGCCTATCAGGCCATGCTGGCCGATATCGGCGTCAATGTGGAGCTCAAGACCGAGGACTGGGGCGTCTACCTGGATAACTGGGATGCCGGCAAGAAGCATGGCCTGGTGATGCTGGGCTGGACCGGCGACTACCTCGATCCCAACAACTTCCTGTTCACGCACTTCGGTCCCGGCAACGAGGCGGAGGCCGGCTACCGCAACGAGCGCGTCTGGGATCTGCTGCGCCAGGCCGCTGCGGCCAGCAACGAGGAAGAGGCCAAGCGGCTCTTCAAGGAAGCCGGTCAGCTGATCAACCAGGATATTCCGCGCATTCCGATCGTCCACTCGCCGCCGGTCTATGCCGCGCGGCAGGGCGTGGAAGGCTGGATTCCGAACCCAACCGGTGGTGAGTCGTTCGCGCCGATCTTTGTGCAGAAGTAG
- a CDS encoding ArsR/SmtB family transcription factor, producing MAVVQDLSLTLKAKFFHGLADTSRLALLEALRSGEKSVSELVADTGLSQPNASGHLACLKECGLVASRQEGRFVYYALADPRVEDVLRDAEGILADVAARVYACTRYQD from the coding sequence ATGGCTGTAGTCCAGGATCTGTCCCTCACCCTGAAGGCCAAGTTCTTCCACGGCCTGGCGGATACCTCGCGTCTCGCGCTGCTCGAAGCGCTTCGCTCCGGCGAGAAGAGCGTCTCCGAGCTCGTCGCGGACACCGGACTCTCACAGCCGAATGCCTCGGGCCACCTGGCCTGTCTCAAGGAGTGCGGCCTGGTGGCCAGCCGCCAGGAGGGACGCTTCGTCTACTACGCGCTCGCTGACCCGCGGGTTGAGGACGTGCTGCGCGACGCCGAGGGCATCCTCGCGGACGTGGCGGCGCGGGTGTACGCGTGCACCCGCTATCAGGACTGA
- a CDS encoding copper resistance protein CopC: MASQSRSARRRSGGRGAQVWAPLPPLDDAIYRVGWQVLADDGHASAGEFAFAVGAGGAVPTTTTTSGAISWPDVALSWLLLLGLALGWGCQAAGSARPLPSHSSATSGSHSSQPASEVLRWRAGARRSDSSCMAPTLLQIRPRGQAPAV; encoded by the coding sequence ATGGCGTCGCAGTCGCGCTCGGCCCGCCGGAGGAGCGGCGGTAGAGGCGCCCAGGTCTGGGCCCCTCTACCGCCGCTGGACGACGCCATCTACCGCGTCGGATGGCAGGTGCTGGCCGACGACGGCCACGCCTCGGCCGGCGAGTTTGCCTTCGCCGTCGGGGCCGGCGGCGCAGTGCCGACGACCACGACCACATCGGGGGCGATATCCTGGCCCGATGTCGCGCTGAGCTGGCTGCTCCTCCTCGGCCTCGCGCTCGGCTGGGGCTGCCAGGCCGCCGGGAGCGCCAGGCCACTGCCCAGCCACAGCAGCGCGACCAGCGGCAGCCACAGCAGCCAGCCGGCGAGCGAAGTCCTGCGTTGGCGGGCGGGCGCCAGACGAAGCGATTCAAGCTGCATGGCACCTACTCTTCTCCAGATACGTCCGCGTGGACAAGCGCCTGCAGTGTAG
- a CDS encoding alpha/beta fold hydrolase, translated as MSALVCNQRLIHYETIGRGPPILFLHSWLGSWRTWMPVMEALADSYRALALDFWGFGESPAVPEPIGIDTYVEQVLGFVEELGLVTPHLVGHGLGGVVAVCVASRAAARVGRVVIAGTPLMGAPLAQAIQPRGLRRWLPRDPVSALWARLVREAAEGDSAFDEVIADIEATRPATLEASVAAVSQVDLRPALEGLEQPLLAIYGARDRIIPPEQRRWLEQHVHGQHQVLTFAQSGHFPFLDQSAQFVRVLREFFAGNGPVEPKAMWKRRVRQREYLR; from the coding sequence ATGAGTGCGCTTGTCTGCAATCAGCGCCTGATCCACTACGAGACCATCGGTCGCGGCCCGCCGATCCTCTTTCTGCATAGCTGGCTTGGCTCCTGGCGCACCTGGATGCCGGTAATGGAGGCGCTGGCCGATAGCTATCGCGCCCTGGCGCTCGACTTCTGGGGCTTTGGCGAGTCGCCGGCGGTGCCGGAGCCGATCGGCATCGACACCTATGTCGAACAGGTTCTCGGCTTTGTCGAGGAGCTGGGCCTGGTCACGCCGCATCTGGTCGGGCACGGCCTGGGCGGGGTGGTGGCGGTGTGTGTTGCCAGCCGCGCTGCGGCGCGCGTGGGCCGCGTGGTGATCGCCGGTACGCCGCTGATGGGCGCGCCCCTGGCCCAGGCGATCCAGCCGCGCGGGCTACGGCGCTGGCTGCCGCGCGATCCGGTCTCGGCGCTCTGGGCGCGCCTGGTGCGTGAAGCTGCCGAGGGCGATAGCGCCTTTGATGAGGTCATCGCCGACATCGAGGCGACCCGTCCGGCGACGCTGGAGGCCAGTGTCGCGGCGGTCAGCCAGGTCGATCTGCGGCCCGCGCTCGAAGGCCTCGAGCAGCCGCTGCTGGCGATCTACGGCGCCCGCGACCGCATCATCCCGCCGGAGCAGCGCCGCTGGCTGGAGCAGCACGTGCATGGGCAGCACCAGGTGCTGACCTTTGCGCAGAGCGGCCACTTCCCCTTTCTCGACCAATCGGCCCAGTTTGTGCGCGTGCTGCGTGAGTTCTTCGCCGGCAATGGCCCGGTCGAGCCCAAAGCGATGTGGAAGCGCCGGGTGCGTCAGCGCGAGTACCTGCGCTGA
- a CDS encoding ABC transporter permease, giving the protein MLRYTLRRVLGVIPVLLGISLLVFTVLRLIPGDPALLMLGERATPQQRAALSRALGLDKPLFFNFSGESHLFDSQYFNMMRDLLTGNLGTSITRRTSVASELANRFPATLELSICALAIACLVGVSVGVLAATRRGSLLDAGSMLIALVGVSIPIFWLGLMLQLLFGIRLGWVPISLRLDPELSRGFQGPTGLYVLDGILTSRPEITINALKHLILPSITLATVPMAIIARMTRSAMLEVLGQDYIRTAWAKGLRERVVVFRHALRNALLPVVTIIGLQLGLLLGGAILTETVYSWPGIGTWILDAVLARDYPVVQGGVIFVAFVFVIVNMLVDLSYAFLDPRIQYR; this is encoded by the coding sequence ATGCTCCGCTATACTCTTCGTCGTGTTCTGGGCGTGATCCCGGTGCTGCTGGGTATCTCGCTGTTGGTGTTTACGGTGCTGCGCCTGATTCCGGGCGATCCGGCGCTGCTGATGCTGGGCGAGCGCGCCACACCCCAGCAGCGCGCCGCGTTGTCGCGCGCGCTGGGCCTCGACAAGCCGCTCTTTTTCAATTTCAGCGGCGAGAGTCATCTGTTCGACTCGCAATACTTCAACATGATGCGTGATCTGCTGACCGGCAACCTGGGGACCTCGATCACGCGCCGGACCTCGGTCGCCAGCGAGCTGGCTAACCGCTTTCCGGCCACGCTGGAGCTGTCGATCTGCGCGCTGGCGATCGCCTGCCTGGTCGGCGTGAGCGTGGGCGTGCTGGCGGCCACGCGGCGCGGCTCGCTGCTGGACGCCGGTTCGATGCTGATCGCGCTGGTCGGCGTGTCGATCCCCATCTTCTGGCTCGGCCTGATGCTGCAATTGTTGTTCGGCATTCGCCTGGGCTGGGTGCCGATCAGCCTGCGGCTCGATCCGGAGCTGAGCCGCGGTTTTCAGGGACCAACCGGCCTGTACGTGCTGGACGGCATCCTGACCAGTCGGCCCGAGATCACGATCAACGCGCTGAAACACCTGATCCTGCCCTCGATCACGCTGGCGACGGTGCCGATGGCGATCATCGCGCGCATGACGCGTTCGGCGATGCTGGAGGTGCTGGGGCAGGACTACATCCGCACGGCCTGGGCCAAGGGTCTGCGCGAGCGGGTGGTCGTCTTTCGTCATGCGCTGCGCAACGCGCTGCTGCCGGTGGTGACGATCATCGGCCTGCAACTGGGGCTGCTGCTCGGCGGCGCGATCCTGACCGAAACGGTCTATTCCTGGCCGGGGATCGGCACCTGGATCCTGGACGCCGTGCTGGCCCGCGATTACCCGGTGGTTCAGGGCGGTGTGATCTTTGTGGCCTTTGTGTTTGTGATCGTGAATATGCTGGTCGATCTCTCCTACGCGTTCCTCGACCCGCGCATTCAGTACCGCTGA
- a CDS encoding copper resistance CopC family protein, producing MPRTDDHTSAPVSRRSGGNAAVRLLLAALIVVLGLVLPGIASAHAFLVRTTPRPGERLGTSPPAVVLDFSEPIVSGSARITVRTSDGVAVALGPPEERR from the coding sequence ATGCCCCGGACTGATGACCACACGAGCGCACCGGTCTCGAGACGGAGCGGCGGGAACGCGGCGGTCCGACTCCTCCTGGCGGCGCTGATCGTGGTCCTGGGGCTTGTCCTGCCGGGGATCGCCAGCGCGCACGCCTTCCTGGTGCGCACCACGCCGCGGCCGGGCGAGCGGCTGGGCACCAGCCCGCCAGCGGTCGTGCTCGACTTCAGCGAGCCCATTGTATCCGGGTCGGCGCGGATCACGGTCCGGACCAGCGATGGCGTCGCAGTCGCGCTCGGCCCGCCGGAGGAGCGGCGGTAG
- a CDS encoding heavy metal translocating P-type ATPase produces MATTTKRGKELELYVANLDCEHDAGVIERGLDGVPGLLEVRIYPKAAKVVLTYDPERTSDETLKEQLQALGFPPQRGRVLAEPPKPWRNPKVLTSAASGVLLLVGWLVGLAGVPEPVSTGLYLVAIVTGGYFFGREAIEELIFERAIGIELLMSTAAVVATAMGQAAEGAMLVFLYSISEAAEGYTEDKTRSAIRALMDLAPKMALVRRDGREVEIPVEELAVDDVFIVKPGQAIPTDGVVLVGESNVNQAPVTGESVPVGKKPGDMVFAGTINGEGVLEVRATKTFADNTIARIIQMVEEAQERKGRSQRFIERFGRRYSPAVLLFGVLLAVVPPLAFGAPWETWITRATVFIVAAAPCALVISIPITLVAALGTAARNGVLIKGGVYVEELAKVRVVALDKTGTITRGEPEVTDVLLCPDGVAGRISSSDELVAVAAGIERRSEHPLARAIVRYAEATGARPTEPAEFRALPGAGAMARLDGATVYIGSPDLFQSRLGVAVDAVREEIERLQGEGKTVVLVGDERGPWGLVAIRDTIRPNARQAIAALHELGVKVAMLTGDNARTAHAIAREVGIDEVYADLKPEDKVAKVRELAQQHGHVAMVGDGVNDAPALAEATVGVAMGAAGTDVALETADVALMADDLEKLVYALRLARRTQRVVNQNLALSAAVIGALVVGAIAGVFTLPIAVLGHEISEFVVIGSGLRMLRS; encoded by the coding sequence ATGGCGACGACCACCAAGCGCGGCAAGGAGCTTGAGCTCTACGTGGCCAATCTCGATTGCGAGCACGACGCCGGCGTTATCGAGCGCGGCCTGGACGGCGTGCCGGGGCTCCTCGAGGTGAGGATCTACCCGAAGGCGGCCAAGGTCGTCCTCACCTACGATCCGGAGCGTACCTCCGACGAGACGCTCAAGGAGCAGCTCCAGGCCCTCGGCTTCCCGCCGCAGCGGGGGCGGGTGCTGGCCGAGCCGCCGAAGCCCTGGCGCAACCCGAAGGTGCTGACCTCGGCCGCGTCGGGAGTCCTGCTGTTGGTCGGCTGGCTCGTCGGGCTGGCCGGCGTGCCGGAGCCCGTCTCGACCGGCCTCTACCTCGTCGCCATCGTCACCGGCGGCTACTTCTTCGGCCGCGAGGCGATCGAGGAACTGATCTTCGAGCGCGCGATCGGCATCGAGCTGCTGATGAGCACGGCGGCGGTGGTCGCGACGGCGATGGGCCAGGCCGCCGAGGGCGCGATGCTCGTCTTCCTGTACTCCATCTCGGAGGCCGCCGAGGGCTACACGGAGGACAAGACCCGCTCCGCCATCCGGGCGCTGATGGACTTAGCCCCGAAGATGGCGCTGGTGCGGCGGGACGGGCGCGAGGTGGAGATTCCGGTCGAGGAGCTCGCCGTCGATGATGTCTTCATCGTCAAGCCGGGGCAGGCCATCCCCACCGACGGCGTAGTGCTCGTCGGCGAGTCCAATGTCAATCAGGCGCCGGTGACCGGCGAGAGCGTCCCCGTGGGGAAGAAGCCGGGGGATATGGTCTTCGCCGGCACCATCAACGGCGAGGGCGTCCTGGAGGTGCGGGCTACGAAGACGTTCGCCGACAACACCATCGCCCGCATCATCCAGATGGTCGAAGAGGCCCAGGAGCGCAAGGGCAGGAGCCAACGCTTCATCGAACGTTTCGGCAGGCGCTACAGCCCGGCCGTCCTGCTCTTCGGCGTGCTGCTCGCCGTGGTGCCGCCGCTCGCCTTCGGCGCCCCGTGGGAGACCTGGATCACCCGCGCCACCGTCTTCATCGTGGCGGCGGCGCCGTGCGCGCTCGTCATCTCCATCCCCATCACCCTGGTGGCCGCGCTGGGCACCGCCGCCCGCAACGGCGTGCTGATCAAGGGCGGCGTGTACGTGGAGGAGTTGGCCAAGGTCAGGGTCGTGGCGTTGGACAAGACCGGCACCATCACCCGCGGCGAGCCGGAGGTCACGGATGTCCTGCTGTGTCCGGATGGCGTCGCGGGCCGCATCAGCTCGTCAGATGAGTTGGTGGCCGTCGCCGCGGGCATCGAACGCCGCAGCGAGCACCCGCTGGCGCGCGCGATCGTCCGCTACGCGGAGGCCACGGGTGCAAGGCCGACGGAGCCAGCGGAATTCCGCGCCCTGCCCGGGGCGGGGGCAATGGCGCGGCTAGACGGAGCGACGGTGTACATCGGTAGCCCGGACCTGTTCCAATCACGGCTCGGCGTAGCGGTCGACGCGGTGCGGGAGGAGATCGAACGCTTGCAGGGCGAGGGGAAGACGGTGGTGCTGGTCGGCGACGAGCGGGGGCCCTGGGGGCTGGTCGCCATCCGCGACACCATCCGCCCGAACGCCCGCCAGGCGATCGCGGCGCTGCACGAGCTGGGCGTGAAGGTGGCGATGCTGACCGGCGACAACGCCCGCACGGCCCACGCCATCGCCCGCGAGGTGGGGATCGACGAGGTGTACGCCGACCTCAAGCCGGAGGACAAGGTGGCCAAGGTGCGCGAGCTCGCGCAGCAGCACGGGCACGTGGCGATGGTGGGCGACGGGGTCAACGACGCGCCCGCGCTGGCCGAGGCGACCGTCGGCGTGGCCATGGGCGCGGCCGGCACCGACGTGGCGCTCGAGACGGCCGACGTGGCGCTCATGGCCGACGACTTGGAGAAGCTCGTCTACGCGCTCCGCCTGGCCCGACGCACCCAGCGCGTGGTCAACCAGAACCTGGCCCTCTCGGCCGCGGTCATCGGCGCCCTGGTGGTAGGGGCGATCGCGGGCGTCTTCACCCTGCCGATCGCCGTGCTGGGGCACGAGATCAGCGAGTTTGTGGTGATCGGCAGCGGCCTGCGCATGCTGCGCTCGTGA
- a CDS encoding ABC transporter permease, whose product MATATTRADVRAAGERPHRSLWSDAWRRLLASTPGRIGLVMCGLLVALAIGVQIMMPFDSTQADRNLRARLQPPTPLMDAATRDRLRLEFWSLPFGADELGRNIFVRVLQGAPISLTIGIFAVGVAVIFGSLLGLLAGYVGGWFDTIAVWIMDIMLAFPSILLAIAITTATGGPDSFSTQLFRALSNLPGVGSLIDQRLFNAMLAVGIVEIPIFARIARATVIALRNQEFVTAARATGVSDGRILFRHILPNSLAPLLVQATLSMATAIISVAALGFLGLGAQPPRPEWGTMLSSARDYVAQGKWWYPTFPGLAIIFTVLGFNLLGDGLRDALDPRLKR is encoded by the coding sequence ATGGCAACTGCGACAACCAGGGCCGATGTGCGCGCGGCGGGCGAGCGCCCGCACCGCAGCCTGTGGAGCGATGCCTGGCGTCGGCTGCTCGCCAGCACGCCCGGCCGAATCGGGCTGGTGATGTGTGGTCTGCTGGTGGCGCTGGCCATCGGCGTGCAGATCATGATGCCCTTCGATTCAACCCAGGCGGATCGCAACCTGCGCGCGCGCTTGCAACCGCCCACGCCGTTGATGGACGCCGCGACGCGCGATCGCCTCAGGCTGGAGTTCTGGTCACTCCCGTTCGGCGCTGATGAGCTGGGTCGCAATATCTTTGTCCGCGTGCTGCAGGGCGCGCCGATCTCGCTGACGATCGGGATCTTTGCCGTGGGCGTGGCCGTGATCTTCGGCTCGCTGCTCGGCCTGCTGGCGGGCTACGTTGGCGGCTGGTTCGACACCATTGCGGTGTGGATCATGGATATTATGCTGGCCTTTCCCAGCATCCTGCTGGCGATCGCCATCACCACGGCCACCGGCGGTCCCGACTCGTTTTCCACCCAGCTCTTTCGCGCCCTGAGCAACCTGCCCGGTGTCGGCTCGTTGATCGATCAGCGCCTGTTCAACGCCATGCTGGCGGTCGGCATCGTCGAGATCCCGATCTTTGCGCGCATTGCGCGCGCCACGGTGATCGCCCTGCGCAACCAGGAGTTTGTGACCGCGGCCCGTGCCACGGGCGTTTCCGACGGGCGCATCCTCTTCCGCCATATTCTGCCCAACAGTCTGGCACCCTTGCTGGTGCAGGCCACGCTCTCGATGGCCACGGCGATCATCAGCGTGGCCGCGCTGGGCTTCCTGGGGCTGGGCGCGCAGCCGCCGCGTCCAGAGTGGGGCACCATGCTTTCCAGCGCGCGCGACTATGTTGCGCAGGGCAAGTGGTGGTACCCGACCTTTCCGGGCCTGGCGATCATCTTCACCGTATTGGGCTTCAACCTGTTGGGCGATGGCCTGCGCGACGCGCTCGATCCGCGCCTCAAACGCTGA